A stretch of the Lactuca sativa cultivar Salinas chromosome 9, Lsat_Salinas_v11, whole genome shotgun sequence genome encodes the following:
- the LOC111911354 gene encoding uncharacterized protein LOC111911354 has product MARQEDHRCIFNHLLKTTDGVAAQKCMRCLRKQQPTKSPKSRYCEYHRSKTHDTVNCSVLKKEMEEKQLKGDLVEVVRSLRAKFDAENAKGPPREGVQPREIFMIRSKRSREEQRGEQATVKPSARALMFSAQDPRPDGWKGDNPLIIQASIRDVTIHRVYVDTGSSADIIYEHCFRFLPDRWKDNLRPTTGRLVGFTGHSLWPLGIIHLPLTITSHDKQRKKTALIDFVVIRHSAEHNIILGRTTLLKLGVVPSTMHGIMKFDTPKGEATILATPPKELQCYTVMKPAEITKGSKRPRGSPIKGKEVINERYPDQPVSVGCDLPNHTRRALVNLLKRYKHVFAWTPTDMVGVERKVIEHKLMIGPGVKEVKQKKRVQGETVIGRLMQK; this is encoded by the coding sequence ATGGCCAGGCAAGAAGACCACCGATGCATTTTCAACCATTTGTTAAAGACGACAGACGGGGTTGCCGCCCAAAAGTGTATGCGGTGTCTGAGAAAACAGCAGCCGACCAAGTCGCCCAAGAGTCGGTACTGTGAATACCACAGAAGTAAGACGCATGATACGGTTAACTGTTCGGTACTAAAGAAGGAGATGGAGGAGAAACAACTCAAAGGAGATCTGGTGGAGGTGGTGCGAAGCTTGCGCGCCAAGTTTGATGCTGAGAATGCCAAGGGCCCACCCCGCGAAGGGGTTCAGCCCAGGGAGATATTCATGATACGCAGCAAAAGAAGTAGGGAGGAACAACGGGGAGAGCAAGCAACCGTTAAACCTTCAGCACGCGCGCTCATGTTCTCCGCTCAGGATCCCCGGCCGGATGGTTGGAAAGGTGACAACCCGCTGATAATACAAGCATCTATCAGAGACGTGACTATCCATAGGGTCTATGTCGACACCGGGAGTTCAGCAGACATCATCTATGAGCATTGTTTCCGGTTCCTCCCGGATCGCTGGAAAGACAACTTGCGACCTACGACTGGTAGGCTGGTGGGATTCACCGGCCATAGCCTGTGGCCGTTGGGCATAATCCATCTCCCCCTGACAATCACTAGCCATGACAAGCAGCGAAAGAAAACTGCCCTGATAGACTTTGTGGTCATCCGACATTCAGCAGAACACAATATCATCCTAGGAAGGACAACCCTATTGAAGCTAGGGGTGGTACCATCAACCATGCATGGGATCATGAAATTCGACACACCGAAAGGCGAAGCCACGATACTGGCCACTCCGCCCAAGGAATTGCAATGCTATACAGTCATGAAGCCAGCAGAAATAACCAAAGGGTCCAAAAGACCCAGGGGTAGTCCCATAAAGGGGAAGGAAGTAATCAATGAAAGATACCCTGATCAGCCGGTCAGCGTTGGATGTGACCTCCCAAATCACACGAGAAGAGCGCTGGTCAACTTGCTCAAACGCTACAAACATGTGTTCGCATGGACTCCTACAGACATGGTGGGAGTAGAAAGGAAGGTCATCGAACATAAACTGATGATCGGGCCAGGGGTAAAAGAAGTTAAGCAGAAGAAAAGGGTCCAGGGGGAGACCGTAATAGGGCGATTAATGCAGAAGTGA